The sequence below is a genomic window from Microcebus murinus isolate Inina chromosome 4, M.murinus_Inina_mat1.0, whole genome shotgun sequence.
AGATTGCTTACTTATCAGATGTGGCCATTGACCTTTCTGTCACCAACCGATCTGGCCAAAGCAGGCTTTTACTACATAGGACCTGGAGACAGAGTGGCTTGCTTCGCCTGTGGTGGAAAATTGAGCAATTGGGAACCAAAGGATGATGCTATGTCAGAACACCTGCGACATTTTCCCCATTGCCCGTTTTTAGAAAATCAGCTTCAAGACACTTCAAGATACACTGTTTCTAATCTGAGCATGCAGACACATGCAGCCCGCTTTAGAACATTCTTTAACTGGCCTTCTAGCGTCCTAGTTCATCCTGAGCAGCTTGCAAGTGCTGGTTTTTATTATGTGGGTAAGAAACTTAatctgataatattaataaaaaaattcaacatgttTTATCTCATACATTTTAGTGGGCAAATTATATGCATTCATAAGTTTGACCCCAAATCAATTTTAGGTCACAGTGATGATGTCAAATGCTTTTGCTGTGATGGTGGACTAAGGTGTTGGGAATCAGGAGATGATCCATGGGTGGAACATGCCAAGTGGTTTCCAAGgtaattgttttgaaattctctttgcaaatttttGTGATTATCGTGAAGTgggttatatgtatttataatcaaTCAGCTGTTACTCTATTGTCTTTGTTTCAAAAACACACATTCATGAATAAGTTTAGGATAGATCccttagaaaaataattacttaaaGGTTTTGATGAATTTTagacaaggaagaaatagatttgggattttttgtttaatttttaaagaaatacatgtattttaaaataatacatgttcattataaaaacaaagccTCACAGTGTAGGAAAgtacagagaaagaaaggcaaaatgtCCAGAAATCTCACCACCTAAAGATGACCATGGTTACCATTTGAGTGAACATCTCTCCAGACATCTCtttatgcatatgtacatataaaaataaatatatatggtttTACATAAAGTAGATATTATAGTTTTGAAACTTTTTCCAGTTAGCATATGCCTTGGACATATTTCCATTCATTTGATATTCAGTAATATTAATTGATTACCtatcccaggcactgttctagataaAATACTCAGTTGAACAAAACAAAGACCCTTGGTCTTATAAGTTTGTTTTATAGCAGGAGAGgataattaataaaaacttaaggtcgagcgctgtggctcacacctgtaatcctagctcttgggaggccgaggcgggcggattgctcaaggtcaggagttcaaaaccagcctgagcaagagcgagaccccatctctactataaatagaaagaaattaattggccaactgatatatatataaaaaaattagccgggcatggtggcgcatgcctgtagtcccagctacccgggaggctgaggcagaaggatcactcgaccccaggagtttgaggttgctgtgagctaggctgacgccacggcactcactctagcctgggcaacaaagcgagactttgtctcaaaaaaaaaagaaaaaaaaaaaaaaaacttaacaaatgGAGTTATATAGCATGTTGGAAGATAAGTggataaaaggaaagagaagagcagagTAAGGGAGATCAGAAATATCAGGCTACTATATTAAATTGGGTGGTCAGGGTGAATATAGACTCATCCGTTTTAATCACCACATAGTATTTTATTGTCATATCCTACCCTTTTGattattcttttatgtatattttatatatatttttcatctaaatCAAGTGGCCTTTGATTATCTTTTTCATGGTCAAAACTTTTAGTATTATTTAATGTTGCTTACTAAACTTACTTTTatcatataaaacatatttttttcttatataaatttttaaatttagtattcTATCAACTTTGTGCTCCCTAATTttgtacagatttaaaaaattgtgaagatTATAAAGAACACTTACATAGGTTTTAAAAAAGTGCTACTTAGCTTTCTATTGTGGTAATTTTGTGAATATACAAAAACAGTGGTGAATGTGCTTTGGTAGGGTCATGAATTTGTTTTGTACTTAAATTTGACAAGGTATGTATGGCATTTGGGAGTTGCCAAACTTGTGATATCTGACATTATAAAATGTgttcagtttcctctttctttctctcttgtcccTCTTTGTACAtttccagcttttcttttcttttcttttcttttcttttcttttctttcagcatattataggggtacaaatattaaggttacatacattgcccttgtcatTTCCAGCTTTTACAACTATCATGGAAATGAACAGTATCATTTATTTGGAGAACTTTCTACCTGTCTCCATGTtctctgttattaatataatgcatcAGGGAGTTCTTAAAGGAATCTCAGAATAGTTGAAGAGAGCAGCTGAGAGCTCTGAGTGCAGACAGCCTTACTTGACTGCACTAGTCCAGAAGGCTCCTGATTGTTATCTACTTTAGCTTTGGCAGATTACCAGTTGTATCCTGCCTCTTGCTTATGTCAACTTGCCTTTCACTGCACTGTCTCTGACCATTCCCCATATGCTAAACAAATAGTAACGTGGTTATATGTATGTTTATGctcatttgaaatatttaccaGTCTACAAATGGATAGATTAGCTCTGCTCAAATTATGATAAACATTTAGGGCTTTTCAAAATTAGCTGAAGCATAATATATcctgataaatataaaatagtaagattaattttgtaaaatattcaaaccatataAAAAGTTACTGGTAGTAAATCAAATTTATGGTAACtgtgattttaaaagacattttaaaagacaaattaaaaattcacacaccacaaaaaaatctgaattctATCATAGTAAACTTATGGGttaattaaacaaattttttttgaaagaaatatgagAGAATCAGTTCACTCTGTGCTAGGATTTATATATTCTTCAAACTTTAAGTTTAGAATCAGTGATCTTAAATGAGTATATGATTTGGGGCAAGCACTTAACCAGATTTGAAATGGGATAAGCACCTAGGATGaagaatttatattattaaacgttcatttcacttttataagTAACCCCTCAAACTTTATTCTGTTAACATTTTAGGTGTGAGTACTTGATAAGAATTAAAGGACAAGAATTCATCAGCCGAGTACAAGCCAGTTACCCTCACCTACTTGAACAGGTAGGTAgggaaagttctttttttttaatcattggtTACCaatagagaaattattttctgataattaCAGAGAGTGTTATTTTAGTGAAAAGACAagagttgtttaaaaaatacattttatttttttaataaaacctgACATGACATTAGAAATTACTATTCTTTGGAGAATAGATTCATAATTAACAACCTGAAAATAATACTTCTTATGTTTTTCTTCAAGCATTTGTCTAGTTGAGTTGCAATACATTAAACTACTTGAGGGAAAAATTGGCTGGGATTTAATAGTTTTActatatagtaatttttttcaaaagatttgAGAAAGAGAATGTTGTTATTCTTTCTAATCTTCTTGGAAAAGCAAATATGAACTTATATAGTAGTTTGATGgccaaatattaacatttcctaACCATGGTCAATGGAACTGACATAGGGTCCAATGTATCTCAAAGGATGACCCAGGGAAGGTAAGAACTATGGGTGAAAGGAAAACAGTCTCATAGGTCACTGAAAAGATGTAGCCTTTTTCCTAccttaatgaaaatatttgttaatacacacacacacacacacacacacacacacacacacacacacacacaaacacagaaactGTATTAGCTTATGGCCTAGGGAATAActgttgaatgaaataaaatattgcttttggtttaaaaaaattattttgtcagtATGCAAGTCATTTTGCAACACATGGAATAAATAGATCTGTTGACTCATTTTTATTGCAATGGGCaaggtttatattttaatttacatacttTTTTCTCTGCAGCTGTTATCCACATCAGACACTCCAGAAGATGAAAATGTAGAGTCACCAAGTATGTACAATGATAACAATTACTGCATTTAAATACAACCATTTGGTACTGTTAATACTGAaagttgataataataatatgtatttgtattgatttataatttacaatGCATTTTCAAGTATACTGTGTTggtgtttctcaaacttcagtgcaTATCAGAGTTGCctggagaactttaaaaaatattacagatttctattttctgcttcagACCTACTGAATTGAATCAGAATGTCTAAGGGTGGGGCTTGGGCATCTATAGTTTTAACAAACTATGTACATCTGGCCTAACTTAGCCTTGTTCTTGGGCCAGTGTGGGAACAGATATACCATAACATTAGGTTGCTCACATATTCTTTCTGTGAAATGGAGAGGGGAGAAAATACTATTCCTATTCTTTAATAGTGATTCCAAGGCTCAGACAGGGTAAGTGACTTGTCTGTCAACTTTAACCTAAAAGATGATAGAGCCAATACTTGAACAAGCTCTTCTGCtccattttcttatgtttaattaaatgcaataaatatttattgtgtgcccaCTTGTTCAGAGGAAAGAATAGAGAACAGGATAAACATAACTCCTGGCCTGATGAGCTAATAATCTAAGGGATAGTGACAAATGTATAGACAGGAGAAAGGGATATGGTAGGGAAAGGAAAGTGTGATATGAGAGTGCATGCAGGACAATTCACCCAGTCCTGGAGGAGCAGAAAGGCCTTCCAGAGGAAGGATTTGTCTTAGCAGAGAACCCAAGAGAAGAGTGGAAGTTAACAAAgtgcaaaaggaaggaaaagagtattccaggcagaaggaacagcaaataAGGAACAGGCACCTTGAAAGAACCGAACAAAATTCTGTATGGCCAGCAGTGAGTTGCAAACAGGTAAATAAGTGAAGCAGGACAACTCTAAAAGTGGTCATCACTGCAGCCAGAACTTGACACAATAGCCACCAGTTTGTGACTTACAGGCTAGAGTACAGAATGCAAATGAGTAAGTGGGATGAGACTAAAGAGGTAAACAGGGTCCAGATTGTATGAGAACTTGTgagccacaattaaattttagatttttcttctaagAACAATGGAATTGTTGATGGAATTTAAAGAGTGTGACACAATCagatctgagttttaaaaaagacACCCTAGTTGCACTGTTGACAATGAACTGCAAGGGAACAGTATTGCAGGAGGCTGTAGCAGTAATAGAGGTGAGTGGTGACACTAGCCTCtgccaaaaatatatgaaacatatttCATTTAGAAAGTCCATGTGTTCATTCaacatagagaaaaagaaatctaaattctAGTTGGGGGTGATTGCTGATGTTATTTCCTTCTGTTCACATACATATATCTGGTTATGATGGATAatgcatattttgtatataaacaCAATATTCCATATTCTTATTTTGGTGACTGAACAtggatatcattttttaaatttgacaaAGTTCATATAAAGTAGTACCTAAACATGTTCTGGATTTTATGCTTTTGATATTGCAGtaactttcaatttaaaaaatatagagactATCCTCATGTGTATTAAATTCTTTGTTCCATATAGTTATTCATTTTGAACCTGGAGAGAACCACTCAGAAGATGCCATCATGATGAATATACCTGTGGTTAAAGCGGCTTTGGAAATGGGCTTTAGTAGAAGGCTGGTAAGACAGACAGTTCAGAGTAAAATCCTAACAACTGGAGAGAATTATAAAACCGTCAGTGATCTTGTATTAGATTTGCTTAATGCAGAAGATGAAataagggaagaggagaaagaaagagcaacTCAGGAAAAAGAATCAggtatgtatatttattaatatggcCTCTATTTCAATAAGCGTTTGATATCATTCTATATAATACTAAAAATGTACTCATCAATCTAGTcagatttttcttatatttagtattctgaattcaaattctaaaaatttcctcacaataaaatacatttgagttgctcattcaaatttaaaatatgtatattgaaaatattacttcctgttttttcttaatttatattttttgtctagGTAGTTGACTTTGTATGCAATTATACATGGCACATTTTTGATCCCAGGCTAGTTTGCTCACCACTCTTTGCTGTAAATTGGGGTGGGATCAGGgacaattattaattttaacattgGCATAACAATATGTCTTAGTTTATGACTATAAATAAATACCCAGATTAGGATTATGTCCCCTACCTGACCACACAAGAAGCGAGTTCCCCTTCACAGCATCTAGCTGTTATTGAGGCAAGTCCTAGGATACTGTTTCACATTCCCTTAGGAAAAATTACCCATGTCTTCCACACTAGTCTTGTCTGCTACTCTGTTCTCTACGCTATGGCCCTTCATGACAACTCTTCCTTTGGGTGTGTCCATTCTCATCTGGCTGCTTTGACTGCTCTGATCATTGTGGCCCAGACAAAGAGGAATGCTGATCTCTCCTTTGCCAGGCATGGACCAGAAATCCCTTCAACACAGCTGAAAACAGACTGCAACTTTTAATAAGCTCTTACTGCAGATTTAGGGATAACAGGAGGGAATTATATCACAGATGGCAATTTACAACTGTAACCATATGTGGCCTCTTTTAGTGCCCTAAGCCCATCCTCATAAATCTCTCTACTTAGTTTCTGGTTTATCTCTGTGTAGCTGTGGCCAGTTTACACAAATCATTGGAATGTCACTACCATGCTTTCCTTTATCGAAGTTCAGGCCCCACAATATCCATACagcccagaaagagaaaaaagtttgcCCCTAACCCTTGTCCAAGGTCATCTGGGATCTCTTTCTTCCCAGGATGACTGCCAGTCATATTGTCCACTCCATTCAGGGATAAACCTACCCCTGCCCATGAAGATGGACTTTTCTTCTGGCCCAACCCAGACCAACACATCAGACCATAATATAATAATACTCATCAGACATTTACCAGAGCGTGAATTACTCAGTCCTGTACACACGAGTACAGCAGCAATGCAGTCCAAGTTCATCTTTGCCCAGCCTTGCCAAGTTCTCTTTTTCACTGTGAAGAGCAGGCAAGTGTTTTCTATAGTTTTCTCGGTCTTAGCTATTAGTCAACAGCCAACAGTTTCTCAAAGAAGAGAACACTCATCTCAACAATTATTGAGACCCCCCCCACAATGTCTAAAGATAGTTAtctataagatatttttatttcttccaaagacAGTAAGTCTCCAGAGATGACTCCAAgtgaagaatatattaaatataatgattttaCCTTGTCAAAAAGAGCCCTTAGTGTCTCTGCTACCTAGCATGGTATCTGCACATAGTCTGTGTTCAAGAAATATTCTTTTGAATTAGTGAATGAAAATACTTACATTTAGattaattaatatatagtttCCCCAAAATAGTAGGTATGTAAATAAAGAGGCAATTTAGGATATTTTTTCCAGAGTAAaagaataatatactttaaaGGTATATTCAAGTCTTAACAACTTATAAGCCAGAATACAATCTGTGACTTTGAAATGAGACTTTTCCCAGTTAGTATCAATCAAATTTTAGAAATCTTAAGAATTTCAAACAAGTTATTATATTAggttatgtaaaatataataagaaaaatcttatattaaaaaaCTAATATACTTCACTaaatacaaattacatttttactttctattatattattGCTTCTCTAATATAGATGATTGAACAGGATATATTAAATTCTAATTCTCTATCCCTctgactattttttatttctattctttatagtACTAAGGCTTGGTTATTCATTCGTTCAACAAATGAACATATTAAATGCCCCATAAATATGGGGCATTAACTTTGTGCCCAGGACTATTCTAGGTCCtgatctttttctcatttattctcagAGCTTCAGTTATCTTCAAAATGTATCCCTCACTTTCTCTATCCTTGACTTTCTAAGAatcattttctattctcttttagATGGTTCTATTTGTGTGTCCTATTACTTGACAAAATGTGTCTAAAATCTAACAATCATctctcaaaacatttttgttcagCTAGCCCAATTTCTGTCAGtagttattttatagaaatagctTTGTGGATAATGGTAAACTATATGATAGTTAACTAATAAGCTTCTATTCATAAGTCATATttcaaagagataataaaaattgCAGTTTCAAATACAAACATTTTACCATTAGATACGAAATCTAGATCTTGGAGAATAAGATGATCCTGTAAGATAAGAAGGTAGTCACTGACAAATagggtttatttttcaaaatgctgtTAGTGCTTTTCCCCCCTTACTATAAAATATGTCtgatttgggaaaataattaaaatttcgggccgggcgcggtggctcacgcctgtaatcctagcactttgggaggccgaggcgggcggattgctcaaggtcaggagttcgaaaccagcctgagcaagaccccgtctctaccaaaaatagaaataaattaattgaccaactaaaaatatatatacaaaaaattagccgagcatggtggcgcatgcctgtagtcccagctactcgggaggctgaggcagtaggatcgctgagccccggagattgaggttgctgtgagccaggctgacgccacggcactcactctagcctgggcaacaaagtgagactctgtctcaaaaaaaaaaaaaaaaaaaaaaaaaaatttcaactcaAAATGGAATTTGATGGaagaataataatttaagaaaaaaatattttaatttcttgattttaccTTTCCTTGGTTTGATGAGATTGAATTGAGATTTCAACTTTATTGGGTTCTAAGTTTTATGGGGTTAAATGCAGAATGGTTGAAAGCACAGATCATGACACCAGATTGCCTTAGTTTGTCTTTTATGAGCTGTATGCCCTTACCTGCCTCACTGTggctctgttttcttatctgtaagtGAAAGTATTAGTACATATTTCAAAGGGCTGTTGTAAAGATGAAATGAGTCAATATATGTATTAGTCCCTATTATAATTAGCATTATTATTAGGCACAAGGGATGAGGTACCCCCAAatctagcaatggacatcaatGCCTTACTGATTATGAATTAaagatagttttcattttattatatacataggTGTGAAAGGAAGTTTGTAAGCAGAGTTTGaacatgtatgtgtttgttttcttctttacaaaaGGCGATCTATCATTAATCCGGAAGAACAGAATGGCACTTTTTCAACATTTGACTTGTGTGATTCCAATCCTGGATAGTCTACTAACTTCCAGAGTGATTAATGAACAAGAACATGATGTTATTAAACAGAAAACACAGACATCTTTACAAGCAAGAGAACTCATTGATACTGTTTTAGTAAAAGGAAATATTGCAGCCACCATATTCAAAAACTCTCTACAAGAATGTGATCCCACATTATACCAGCATTTATTTGGTGAGcactagaatattattttttggaACTTTCTAGGTcaattgaaaatatgtttttatcagTAATctgtgattattaaaaataattcagtctaattcataatattaattgcacaaaaaaattaaagacttttgTTGCCTTGACGTGAGTATGGCCAAAGTCTAAActgtttgttaaaaaatatattctgtggctaaacattaacttttttttggtatagtaatgcttttttttttctctcttagtaCGACAGGACATAAGATATATTCCCACAGAAGATGTTTCAGGTAATAGTATTAACACTTTAAACCTgtagaaaacattgtttttattttttttgctttttcgtTGGAGGAGGAGCAAATTGCcttcattaaaaattcttttcttattctagATCTACCAATGGAAGAACAATTGCGGAGACTACAAGAAGAAAGAACGTGTAAAGTGTGTATGGACAAAGAAGTGTCCATAGTGTTTATTCCTTGTGGTCATCTAGTAGTATGCAAAGATTGTGCCCCTAATCTAAGAAAATGTCCTATCTGTAGGGGTACAATCAAGGGTACAGTTCGTACATTTCTTTCGTGAGGAAGATCAAAAACTTTGTCTAAACttcagaattcatttttaaaatgtattataattttaacttttatactgaTTTggtttccttaaatttttttatttatttacaactcagaaaattatatatattatatatatattatatatatatgaatgatagGCTTTTGTTCTTGTGAACAAAAAACAGA
It includes:
- the BIRC3 gene encoding baculoviral IAP repeat-containing protein 3 translates to MNIVENSIFLSNLMKSANMFELKYDFSCELYRMSTYSTFPAGVPISERSLARAGFYYTGVNDKVKCFCCGLMLDNWKQGDNPIEKHKKLYPSCIFVQSLNSVNTLEATSQPTFPSSVRNSTHLLFPGLENRGYFSGSYSSFPSNPVNRANQDLSALRTSPYHCAMNTEKARLLTYQMWPLTFLSPTDLAKAGFYYIGPGDRVACFACGGKLSNWEPKDDAMSEHLRHFPHCPFLENQLQDTSRYTVSNLSMQTHAARFRTFFNWPSSVLVHPEQLASAGFYYVGHSDDVKCFCCDGGLRCWESGDDPWVEHAKWFPRCEYLIRIKGQEFISRVQASYPHLLEQLLSTSDTPEDENVESPIIHFEPGENHSEDAIMMNIPVVKAALEMGFSRRLVRQTVQSKILTTGENYKTVSDLVLDLLNAEDEIREEEKERATQEKESGDLSLIRKNRMALFQHLTCVIPILDSLLTSRVINEQEHDVIKQKTQTSLQARELIDTVLVKGNIAATIFKNSLQECDPTLYQHLFVRQDIRYIPTEDVSDLPMEEQLRRLQEERTCKVCMDKEVSIVFIPCGHLVVCKDCAPNLRKCPICRGTIKGTVRTFLS